From the Candidatus Saccharibacteria bacterium genome, the window AGGTATCTTAAAGGCGGCCAAACGCGAACGGCTTAGTTTTGAAATAGCCGTGCGCGGAAAACGGATTGGTTTTTATGTGTGGGTACCGCGCTACCTAGTAAGTTACGTGGAAGAACAAATCTATGCACAGTATCCCACAGTCCATATAACTGAGGTGGAAGATTATGCGGCACATAATCCCGAGGAGCAGTATTCGACCCAGCTTGTGACCGAACTGCGGTTTACAGGGAATAATGCTTTGCCCATAAAGACTTTTCAAAGTTTCGAGGTAGATCCACTTGCGGCCATTACCGCGACGCTTGCCAAGTTTAGCGATGACGAAGAGGCGTGGCTGCAGCTACTCATTCGTCCCGCCAGTCAAAACTGGCATAGAGCCAGCGAACGCTATGTCGCGAAGATGAAAGGGCAGTCCAGCATGACAACCACCGGCATGCTTAGTGTGCTGTGGGCGCCACCAGAAACGAAAGCAGATGCCGCCAAACTAACCGACGACCAGCAAACGCGTATAAGTGCCGCAGAACAAAAAACCCAGAAGTTGGCGTTTGAAACCCAGGTGCGGATTGTTTACCGGGGGAACACTCTGAAACAGCAGGCACAGCTGCAAATGCAGTCAATTGTCGCTAGTTACAAGCAGTTCAATAGTACATACCTGAATGGCTTTGAGGCCAAGCGGATTATTGACGACCCGTTTCTGATTGCACATTTTCGCAGTCGGGCGTTTAACAAGGTCGGGTTTATGTGCAATATTGAAGAAGTTGCCACTCTGTATCACTTGCCGCACACCACGGTAGAAACACCGTACATCATGTGGGCAACCAGTCAAACGGCCGAGCCGCCAGCAAACCTCCCCGTTGTCTCGGCAGCTACGCAGGATACGCTCAGTCCCCTCGCTGCCACGAACTTTCGTGGACACAACACTATGTTTGGCATGCCGCGCACCGACCGAGGCCGACATCTGTACATTATTGGGCAGACGGGTACGGGCAAATCAGGCCTCCTTGAGCTGCTCACTATCTCCGACATATATAGTCCCTACGGTTTTGCAGTTATCGATCCGCACGGTGACTATGCTCAAAATATATTAAAACGAATACCGCCCGAACGCGCGGCCGACGTCGTTTACTTCAACCCCGCCGACACAGACTTTCCTATGGGTTTCAACCCACTCGAAATCTACGACCCAAAGCTTAAAACCCACACCTCATCTGAGCTGATTGGTGTTATTAAGCGCATGTTTGAGTATAGTTGGGGGCCACGGCTCGAATATATTTTGCGCTATTGTCTGCTCGCCCTGCTCGATTATCCGCAAGCGACCATGTTAGACATAACCCGCATGCTCACCGAAAAAAAATTCCGCAGCGATGTGCTCCAGTATGTTACCGACCCAGTGGTACGCAATTTCTGGACGATTGAATTCGCCAGCTGGAACGAAAAATTCATGACCGAAGCGGTTGCGCCCATTTTAAACAAAGTTGGCGCGTTTACAGCAAATCCGCTCGTGCGTAATATCATTGGCCAGCCGAAAAGCAGTTTCAATATCCGTCAAATTATGGATGAGAAGAAAATTCTTATCGTAAACCTTAGCCGTGGGCTTGTTGGCGAAGACAACGCGGCGCTACTTGGTGCG encodes:
- a CDS encoding type IV secretion system DNA-binding domain-containing protein, whose amino-acid sequence is MAGKLFGKAEEPTHDDTGVVLLLQVPRTNDKKELAAEQMFASLHGLLTIPTPGILKAAKRERLSFEIAVRGKRIGFYVWVPRYLVSYVEEQIYAQYPTVHITEVEDYAAHNPEEQYSTQLVTELRFTGNNALPIKTFQSFEVDPLAAITATLAKFSDDEEAWLQLLIRPASQNWHRASERYVAKMKGQSSMTTTGMLSVLWAPPETKADAAKLTDDQQTRISAAEQKTQKLAFETQVRIVYRGNTLKQQAQLQMQSIVASYKQFNSTYLNGFEAKRIIDDPFLIAHFRSRAFNKVGFMCNIEEVATLYHLPHTTVETPYIMWATSQTAEPPANLPVVSAATQDTLSPLAATNFRGHNTMFGMPRTDRGRHLYIIGQTGTGKSGLLELLTISDIYSPYGFAVIDPHGDYAQNILKRIPPERAADVVYFNPADTDFPMGFNPLEIYDPKLKTHTSSELIGVIKRMFEYSWGPRLEYILRYCLLALLDYPQATMLDITRMLTEKKFRSDVLQYVTDPVVRNFWTIEFASWNEKFMTEAVAPILNKVGAFTANPLVRNIIGQPKSSFNIRQIMDEKKILIVNLSRGLVGEDNAALLGALLVTKVQMAAMSRADIQGEQRTPFYLYVDEFQNFATDSFATILSEARKYGLNLTVANQYIAQMLPEVKDAVFGNVGSIISFRTSADDASTMMKYFEPKFTDHDMVHMHNRHFAVSMTIGGEKVQAFSAISLNLPGFPFDYSQHIIDHSRSLYAQQRSAVERFIGERYGLSGSVAAVPQAKPSVTPASGVTQPKTEPATNQKVTSVVKTVISSSTTKEEPAKTKRKRVRKRKKTSTPAASPEHTNNNGVLSEEHVVHLK